From the genome of Vibrio orientalis CIP 102891 = ATCC 33934:
AACCGAATCAGCTTTGTGCGTAGCTTGATTCGTAAAATGGCTAAGCAACAGTGGCAAGTCACTAAGCATGAATGGCAACTATGCCCACGTGGTTTTGGCCATGTTATCTACAAACTGGCGACACCAAGTCATGTCTATCATTTAGTAGTATTTTGCGATGAGATCGCCGACGAAGAGCGCAATGATCGTGTTATTGCCGAGAAATGGGATGTCACATTCGCTCTCGTTCAGGGTGATGTGGATGTGACGCTACTCGAACAGTTAAGAGCGAACGTACCATTACAGGAAGCGGGGCGAAATCCAAATAATGTGTTGGTGCTGGCTCGTGCGAATAAAAGCGTTCGAGTGTTTGAGCATATTGTTAGAGCTTTAGCGAAAGGTGAGCAACCTCAGCCGCAAGAGTTGGCAGAGGTTGGCTATATTCTTCGAACGACGGCCGTCTACGGAAACGGTAAGTTTGGCATTGCCGATTTCAAGCTACTGGAAGAGAACCCTGATTTTAATCAGTCATTTAGCGCTCAAATGTGTGCGGTATATATACTGCGTGAGTTTAGCTTAGATTGGGTGCACTACCTAGCTGAGCAACAAGGCGGCGACAAGGCGATTGTTTTGCACAAAGGCTTGCAGCGTTATCTTGGTGTAGGCAATGCCACAGGTTTAGGTATGGCGCCTTATCTTATCAACCACCCATGCATCGTCGATCAGTGGATGACCTCAAGGGAGCGCGCGGTGGCAGATGTGTTAGTGATGCCATGTGACAGTCAGTTTGAGCAGCCTCTGAGTGCGTTGTTGGCTAAGGCCAAGCACCACTTAGAGCAGGTTATTACTATCAATGAGCATCAAGATCATTTGAATCACCAGGCGATTGTCGATATTGAGCAATTGCTTGAGCGTTTGCCGCGAGTTATGACTTGTCAGCCAAACTGGAGCGCAGTTCTTAAGCAAGCAGAAACCATGAGTTTGGAAGCCCAAGAAATCCTAACTTCCTGCTTGCTTGAACTTTATCCGACGCTGGTGGATAAGTACGAAAATCAAATGAATACCAGTGAAACGCTTGCCATCCCAAGTCGTAAGAGTGTGGAAGAGTTGCTGACCCTGTTAAAGGCTAAATACCAGTGGGCAGTAGAGGCTGACTATTCACTGGCTGAGAACAGCTACTGGTTCTGGTATCGCTCGCAAGATAAAGAAGAGCCGAGACTTGGTGTTCGTGGTGAAGAAATCGGTGAAGAGCGAGAGTTGCCCCTAGATATTGGCAGACAAGCAAATCGTCTTTATCTAGCTCTGTCTCAATGTCCTCAAGAGATGAGTGTGGCAGAATTCTTACTCCAACATCCACAGTATCGTGCGATTACCCGTCGTGTTTGGACGCTCGGCAGCAGAGAAATGGGTGATATCCAAATGAACGTCTTGCGCGAAGATGCACTGCCTATGCACTTACTACGTTGTAAGTTGGCGGTATTTGGCGCGACTAAGTTTGATCCTCGCTCTGATCGCTGGGTACGGGTGACCTTCTTCCAAGGCGCTCCATTGCTTGAAGAAATTAACGATCCTAACTATTGCGATACGTGGATTTTCCCAACAATGCCGAGTGCACAAGAAGTGGCTCAAAGTGATAATCAGACAATCAATGGAGGGATTGCATCATGATCGTGTCTCACAACGAACTGGTTGCAGCGGTCAACAAAGCCTTTTTGGGTATGCGTCGCCACTGCGGTGAAGCAGACGTGATTGCCAATATGGTGGCTGACCTTCAGATGGTTGGGCTCAATGGCGTTAGGCATTTTAACAATGCCAGCCAGTTTCTCAGCCTCGATTCAGACTGTGCCGTCTCTATTCAAAATCAACGCCAAGGTCGTTTTGATGTGGATTTTCATGGCGGTAGCGTAGCGTGCCATCTTCCGGCGGTCCTAGACTTTGCTTTAGAACAAATGGTCGAATCTAAATCCATTATGATTACGCTTAAGCAGTGCCATAATCGCTGGCTAGCATACAGTGAACTGGTGCGATTGGCCGCGAAAGGTATTGCTTGCCGAGCGCAGTGGGTGAATGGAACAAGTCCGAAGCGCGCCTTGTACGTACTAAACCGTGGTTGTGTAGCACCAGAGGTTTTCTTCTCTGATAAATTGGCGAGTGACCATAGTGATTTTCATTCAATGACTATCGAACTTGCGACACAAGACTTTGATGTTGCCCAAAGCTCGGAAGGCTATGCGATTCACCTTGATAGTGCAGAGCTAAGCCGCGCACAGAAGAGTTCTTGGGAAGAGGGCATTTTTGTTGAGGACAGTGAGTGGGATATGCTTAAGCAGACCGCGACTGTGTTCTTAGTTGAAAATAGCGCTCGTTCAATTCAAGGAGCAGGTGAGTTGGTATAGTTCACCATTCAATGACTGAAGAAGAGGCTGCCAAGAGCAGCCTCTTTTTTATGGCTAGCTTTTTAAACCCAACATGGCTCCAAACAGCAGCAGCCCTGCGCCGCACACTTGATTTATTCGATGTTTGGCTCGTTGCAGATATGCTTGCAGTTTCGGTGAAGTAAACAATATTGCGACTAATGAAAACCAAACGCCATGCAGCACAATCATATACCCGCCATAGAAAATCGCAGGCCAGTTATTATCGGCATCCGGTGACATAACTTGGCTAAAAATACTTAAGAAAAACAACATGGTTTTTGGATTGAGAGCATTACATAGAAAGCCTTGCAAGAAGTAGCGCCAACTAGGGCTGTGCTGCTTGTGTGATACGAGGATCTCTTGAGTGTCGCGCTTAGCAAAAATGCCCTTGAGGCCTAGGTAGATTAAGTAGGCTGCACCTACATAGCGCACTAGGTTAAACAACCATTGGTTTTGTGAGATTAGGTAACTGATACCAAGCAGGGAGTACGCAATGTGGACACAGATTGCGAGGCTAATCCCGATGGCTGTCGCGATGCCCGCTTTTCTGCCGCTATTTAAGCTGTTTTTTAAAACCAATACAAAATCAGCGCCTGGGCTGATAACGATTAACACTCCAAGAATTGCTAGGCTAAGTAGCTCCATCTTATTTCCCAATCTAGTTATTGTATGTGCTGATATTGTAGGGTTGATTTGGCTTGCCTATAATCGAAATGAATTCCGTTTATATGTGAGAAAAAATCACAAATGAGGCATCTTAAATCCTTTCATGTTTTTCATGTCGCTGCGCAATCGTCGAGTTATAGCGAGGCGGCGCGCCAGCTCAATATCACTCATGGAGCGGTGAGCAAGCAGATCAAAGTGTTAGAGGCTTATCTCAATCGAACTTTGTTTGTGAAGCATGGTCGGAATGTCTGTTTGACTAAAGAAGGTGAGCTATTAAAAGCCTACACAGAGCAAGCTTTCCACACTTTGGAAACTGGCGTAGCAAAGCTGGCGC
Proteins encoded in this window:
- a CDS encoding LysE family translocator, which gives rise to MELLSLAILGVLIVISPGADFVLVLKNSLNSGRKAGIATAIGISLAICVHIAYSLLGISYLISQNQWLFNLVRYVGAAYLIYLGLKGIFAKRDTQEILVSHKQHSPSWRYFLQGFLCNALNPKTMLFFLSIFSQVMSPDADNNWPAIFYGGYMIVLHGVWFSLVAILFTSPKLQAYLQRAKHRINQVCGAGLLLFGAMLGLKS
- a CDS encoding DUF3726 domain-containing protein; this encodes MIVSHNELVAAVNKAFLGMRRHCGEADVIANMVADLQMVGLNGVRHFNNASQFLSLDSDCAVSIQNQRQGRFDVDFHGGSVACHLPAVLDFALEQMVESKSIMITLKQCHNRWLAYSELVRLAAKGIACRAQWVNGTSPKRALYVLNRGCVAPEVFFSDKLASDHSDFHSMTIELATQDFDVAQSSEGYAIHLDSAELSRAQKSSWEEGIFVEDSEWDMLKQTATVFLVENSARSIQGAGELV